The sequence GCGCGGTGCGGACGGTGGCGTGGTTGAGCATGGCGACGGCGGCCATCTCCCAGTGGTGCAGGGTGAGCCAGGCGACGGCCTGGTCCGGGTTCACCCGGTCGAGGAGGTCCTCGGGCGGCTCCTCGGCTCGCGGGTCGGGGAAGTCGCCGCCGCCGGTGGCCGCCCAGCGGTCGCAGAACGCGCGGGCGTCGTCGAGGGCCCCGGCGAGGCCGGCGAGGACGTGGGGTGCGCAGGGGGTGGGGTCGGCGCCGCGTTCGACGCACGCGCCGACGAGCACGGCGACGGTGGCGCGGGGGGCCGGCGGCATCTCGTCCAGGACCGCCGCCAGCCGTGGCCCGGCGTCCCGGAACTCCTGGTCGTCCGCTTCGCCGAAGTACCGGTGCAGGTCCTGGAAGTACTGCTGCGAGCGGTCGGCGTCCTGCGCGCGGACGGCGGTCTCGAAACCGGCCACGGCATCGCCGAACCGTGCCGTCCGCTTGTTCTCGGAGATCATGGCGGCAGGCTACCGGGGCCCGGAACACCAGACGGGGCCGGGTGAGCACCTCCCCGGCCCCGCCCGCCCGCCTCCGGTCGGCGAACGTCTTCAGGTGGCGGCTACCTCTTGCCGGCCTTCCGGGTGGCCCGCAGCCACTCCCTGTTCATGCCGGTGATGGACATCAGCGGGATGCCCTTGGGACAGGCCGTGGCGCACTCGCCGGTGAGCGTGCATCCGCCGAAGCCCTCGGCGTCCATCTGGGCCACCATGTCCAGCACCCGGGTCTCCCGCTCGGGCGCGCCCTGGGGCAGCACGTTGAGGTGGTTGACCTTGGCGGAGGTGAAGAGCATCGCCGCGCCGTTGGGGCACGCGGCCACGCACGCCCCGCAGCCGATGCACTCGGCGTGCTCGAACGCGAAGTCGGCGTCGGCCTTGGGCACCGGGGTGGCGTGGGCCTCCGGCGCGGAACCGGTGGGCGCGGTGATGTAGCCGCCGGCCTGGATGATCCGGTCGAACGCCGAACGGTCCACCACCAGGTCCTTGATCACCGGGAACGCGGACGCCCGCCACGGTTCGATGTCGATCGTGTCGCCGTCCCTGAAGGACCGCATGTGCAGCTGGCAGGTGGTGGTGCGCTCCGGCCCGTGCGCGTCGCCGTTGATGACGAGGCTGCACGCGCCGCAGATGCCCTCGCGGCAGTCGTGGTCGAAGGCGACGGGATCCTCGCCGGACAGGATGAGCTGTTCGTTGAGGACGTCCAGCATCTCCAGGAAGGACATGTCGGGCGAGATGTCGTCCACCTCGTAGGTGGACATCGCTCCTTCGGCGCCGGCGTTCTTCTGCCGCCAGACGCGCAGGGTGAGCTTCATGCGTAGCTCCGCTGGGTGGGGTGGACGTACTCGAAGACCAGGTCTTCCTTGTGCAGGACGGGAGCCTCGCCGGTGCCGGTGAACTCCCAGGCGGCGGCGTAGGAGAACTCCTCGTCCTTGCGGGCGGCCTCGCCGTCGGGGGTCTGGGACTCCTCGCGGAAGTGGCCGCCGCAGGACTCGGTGCGGTGCAGCGCGTCGAGGCACATCAGCTCGGCCAGCTCCAGGTAGTCGACGACGCGGTTGGCCTTCTCCAGCGACTGGTTGAACTCCTCGCCGGTGCCGGGCACCTTGATCCGGCGCCAGAACTCCTCGCGGATCTCCGGGATGCGCTCCAGTGCCTTGCGCAGTCCCGCGTCGGTGCGGGCCATGCCGCAGAACTCCCACATCAGCTCGCCGAGTTCGCGGTGGAAGGAGTCCGGGGTGCGGTCGCCGTCCACGGCCAGCAGCAGGTTGATCCGGTCCTCGGTCTCGGCCAGCACCTCCTGGACGGCGGGGTGAGCGGCCGTGACCGGGTCCTGGTGGGGGTTGCGGGCCAGGTAGTCGTTGATGGTGGCCGGCAGCACGAAGTAGCCGTCGGCCAGGCCCTGCATCAGGGCGGAGGCGCCGAGCCGGTTGGCGCCGTGGTCGGAGAAGTTGGCCTCGCCGATCGCGAACAGGCCGGGGACGGTGGTCTGGAGGTCGTAGTCGACCCACAGGCCGCCCATCGTGTAGTGCACGGCCGGGTAGATGCGCATCGGCACCTCGTACGGATCCTCGTCGGTGATCCGCTGGTACATGTCGAAGAGGTTGCCGTACTTGGCCTCGACCGCCTTGCGTCCCATGCGCTTGATCGCGTCGGCGAAGTCCAGGTAGACGCCCTGTCCGCCGGGCCCCACTCCCCTGCCCTCGTCGCAGACGTTCTTCGCGGCGCGGGAGGCGATGTCCCGGGGCACCAGGTTGCCGAAGGACGGGTAGATGCGTTCCAGGTAGTAGTCGCGCTCGTCCTCGGGGATCCGGTGCGGCGGCCGGGTGTCGCCCTTGGCCTTGGGCACCCAGATCCGGCCGTCGTTGCGCAGCGACTCGCTCATCAGGGTCAGCTTGGACTGGTGGTCGCCGGTGCGCGGGATGCAGGTGGGGTGGATCTGGGTGAAGCAGGGGTTGGCGAAGTAGGCGCCGCGCCGGTGCGCCCGCCAGATGGCGGTCGCGTTGGAGTTCATGGCGTTGGTCGACAGGTAGAAGACGTTGCCGTAGCCGCCGGAGGCGAGGACGACGGCGTCCGCGAAGTACGTGTCGATCCTTCCGGTGATCAGGTCCCGGGCGACGATGCCGCGGGCCCGTCCGTCGACGACGATCAGGTCCAGCATCTCGGTGCGCGGGTGCAGCTCCACGTTCCCGGCGGCGATCTGCCGGGACAGCGCCTGGTAGGCGCCGAGCAGGAGCTGCTGGCCGGTCTGGCCGCGGGCGTAGAAGGTGCGGGAGACCTGGACGCCGCCGAAGGAGCGGGTGTCGAGCAGGCCGCCGTACTCGCGGGCGAACGGCACGCCCTGGGCCACGCACTGGTCGATGATCTCCACGGAGATCTGCGCGAGGCGGTGCACGTTGGACTCGCGGGCGCGGAAGTCGCCGCCCTTGACGGTGTCGTAGAACAGCCGGTGAATGGAGTCGCCGTCGTTGCGGTAGTTCTTCGCCGCGTTGACGCCTCCTTGCGCGGCGATGGAGTGGGCGCGGCGCGGGGAGTCCTGGTAGCAGAACTGCACGACGTGGTAGCCCTGTTCGGCGAGGGTGGCGCCGGCGGAGCCGCCCGCGAGGCCGGTGCCCACCACGATCACCGTGTGCTTGCGCCGGTTGGCCGGGTTGACCAGCTTGGCCTCGAACCGGCGCTTGTCCCAGCGCTCGTGGACCGGGCCGGCCGGGGCCTTGGTGTCGGCGACCGGCGCACCGGTCGCGTAGTCGGTGTAGGTCATGGTCAGCTCACCACTCCGGTCATGACGCCCACGGGTACGGCGATGAAGCCGGCCGTGAGCAGCAGCGCGAGGACGTTGGCGACGGTCTTCAGGGCGCGGTCGCGGGCGCGGCTGCCGACGCCGAGGGTCTGGGCGGCGCTCCAGAAGCCGTGCCGGATGTGCAGGCCGAGCGCGAGCATCGCGACGATGTAGACGACGTTGCCGTACCAGGTGGAGAAGGTGTCCACGACGTTCTGGTACGGGTGTCCCTCCTGGAAGCCGCCGGAGTGCACGGTGCCGGTGGTCAGGTCGAGGACGTGCCAGACGATGAACAGCCCGAGGATGACACCGCCCCAGCGCATGGTGCGCGTCGCGTAGCTCGCCCGCGGCTTGGCGTGGACGTACTTGGCGGGGCGGGCCTTGAGGTCGCGGCGGCTGAGCTGGTAGGCGGAGGTGGCGTGGGCGGCCACGGCCACGACGAGGACGATCCTCACCAGCCAGAGCGTCCACTCGTAGTGCATGAACGGTTCGCCGACGGTGCGCAGCCAGTGCCCGTAGTGGTTGAACTCGTCGGCGCCGAAGAAGATCTTCAGATTGCCGATGACGTGGGCGACCAGGTACAGCAGCATGATCACGCCGCTGACGGCCATGACCGTCTTCTTGCCGACGGAGCTGTCCCACACGGTACGCGCCATGGACGGCCGTCGGTCCGTCCGCGTTGCCAGAGCCATGGGACAGCACGCTAGGGCCGAAGGTCCCGATCGGTCCAAGACATGGTGCAGCTTGTTTCCATAGGCTGTGGCTATTCTGGCTGGGTGCAGTTCACCCAGCTCCAGTACTTCGTGGCCGTCGCCGAGACCCGGCACTTCACCCGGGCCGCCGAGCGCGTCCATGTGGCCCAGCCGTCGCTGTCGCAGCAGATCAAGGCGCTGGAGCGGGAGCTGGGCGCGGATCTGTTCCTGCGCGCCCGGGGCAACATCACGCTCACCGACGCGGGCGAAGCGCTGCTGCCGCTGGCCCGGCGGATCCTGGCCGACGCGGACACCGCCCGGCACGAGGTGCAGGAGCTGGTGCAGCTGCGGCGGGGGCGGGTGCGGCTGGGCGCGACGCCGAGCCTGTGCACCGGGCTGCTGCCGGATGTGCTGCGCGCCTTTCACGACCGGTACCCGGGCATCCGGCTGCTGATCGAGGAGGGCGGCTCGCACGACCTGGTGCGGGAGCTGGCGCGCGGGGCGCTGGACCTGGCGCTGGTCGTGCTGCCGCTGCCGTCGCCGGCGCCCGCGCTGACCACGGTGGAGCTGCTGCGCGAGGACCTGGTGGTGGTGTCCTCGCCGGAGGCACCGGCGCCCGGCCGGGGCGGGCCGGTGATCCGCATCGCCGACCTGGCGGGTGAGCGGCTGGTGATGTTCCGGCACGGGTACGACCTGCGGGAGCTGACCGTGGCCGCGTGCCGGGCCGAGGGTTTCGAGCCGGACTTCGCGGTGGAGGGCGGCGAGATGGACGCGGTGCTGGGCTTCGTACGGGCGGGGCTGGGGGTGGCGGTGGTGCCGCGCATGGTCGCCACCCGGGCCGGGCGCGGGCTGCGGGTGACCCCGCTGGCCCGGCCCGGACTGCACCGTACGATCGCGCTCGCCCACCGCAGCGACGTGGCGCCGCCGCGGGCGGCGCGGGAGTTGCAGCGGATGCTGCTGGAGCGCTGAGCCCCGGCTCAGCCGGTGACGGCGGGCCTGAGCACCTCCTCGCACCACTGGCGGAAGCCGGTCGGCGCGGTGTCGGGGGTGACGGGCACGCCGGCGCCGTAGAAGTCCTGGCGGGTGAGGGCGCGCATCATGTCGGCCAGGGCCCGGGCGGCGTCCTCGCTCGCGCCGTACCGCAGGAGCGCCGCCCTCTGGTCCTCGGCGTCGATCCGGCGGAAGCGGACCGGCCGGTCCAGCACCTCGGACACGATCCGCGCCATGGCCTCGGGCGTCAGGTCGTCGGCACTCACCAGCGGTACGTCCTCCTGGCCGGTCCAGGAGCCGTCCAGCAGCAGCCGCGCGGCCGTGGCGCCGATGTCCCGGGTGGCGCAGGTGCGCAACACCCGGTCACCGGGCACCGCCATGGTCAGCTCGCCGCCGTCGCGGAGGGCGGCGGCCTGGTTGAGCAGGTTCTCCATCAGGTAGGGCGGGCACAGCGCGCGGTGGTGGACGCCGGTGGCCCGGACCTCGTCGTCGGCGGCCAGCGCGGCGGAGATCTGCCCGGCGTGTTCGGCCACCCCGCGGCCCAGCGTGGAGACGGCGACGACCCGCTCGACGCCCTGCGTGGCGACCGCGTCGGCGAGCGGCCGGGCGAAGGCACGGAAGTGGCCCTCGACGCTGTCGGCGGTGAGGGACGGCGGCACCAGCCAGAACACCCGGTCGACGCCCGCGCACGCCTTGGCCATGACGTCGGGATCGGCGTGCGAGCCGGCGACGGCCTCCACGCGGTCGCGCACCTGCGGGGCCAGGCGGGCGGGGTCGCGGACGACGACGCGCACCGGTCCCGCCGCCTCCCCGGCGGCGAGGAGGGAGGCGAGGACCCGGCCGCCGATCTGGCCGGTCGGGGTGGTGACGAGGATCATGAGGACTCCGGAAAGGTCTGCGGAAGCGGAGGAAGACGTGCCCGAGCCTGCCCGCCGGGCTCCGGGAACTGAAGGTCCGGCCGGCTCAGGGTTGTTACCCTCAAGGCAATACCGAGCGCAGGAGGTGCGGGGTGGACTCCCGCCTGTTGCACTACTTCGTCGCCGTGGCCGAGGAACTGAACTTCGCCCGCGCCGCCGAGCGGCTCGGCATCTCCCCGCCGCCGCTGTCCCGAGCGATCCGCCGGCTGGAGTCAGAGCTGGGCGTGCCGCTGTTCGACCGGAGCACGCACCACGTCGCGCTGACCGAGGCGGGAGAGGTGCTGCTGCCGGAGGCGCGGTTCGCGCTGGACGCCCTCCAGGCGGCCGGGCGGCGGGCGCGGCGCGCGGCCGGGCCGGACCGGAAACTGGTCCTGGCGGTCAAGGCCGACGGCGACGCGGGCCTGCTGGAGCCCGTCCTGGAGCACTACGCCGCCCGGCCGGGCGCGCTGCCGGTGACGGTCCGCCTGTGCGCGTGGCGGGAACAGCCCCGGCTGCTGCGGTGCGGGGAGGCCGACGTGGCGCTGGTGCACGAGCCGTTCGACCGCACCGGCCTGGACAGCGAGCCGCTGCTCGTCGAGGACCGCGTCGCCGCCCTCGGCTCGGCCCATCCCCTGGCCGCCCGCGCCGGCATCACCCTCGGCGACCTCGGCCTGCGGCCCGGAGAGCTGCACCGGTTCCTCGAGGAGACCCGGAGCGCGGGCCGGGACCTCGCCCAACTGCTCACGCTCATCGCGCTCGGGGACGCGGTGGCCGTGCTGCCGGCGTCCGTCGCCGACCGCTATCCGCGTCCCGGGGTCGTCTACCGGACGGTCGCGGACGCACCGCCCTCGGTCCTGGCGATCGCCTGGCCACAGCAGTCCCGCTCCCTGGCCACGGCGGCACTGGTACGGTCCGCCACCACCGTGGCCGCGACGGCGCACGGGAAACGGCCGGCGTGACGGTGACCGGACGTACGACGGCCCGGCCCGTCCCAACCGGGGACCGGTGGCGGGCGGGCGGCGGCCCGCCGGGGTCTGCCGCCGTAGTTCAGCCCGTCGCGTCCACCAGGGCCAGGTCGTGGAGCCGCTCCGGTGGGCCCGGGCGGGCGTAGTACCAGCCCTGGGCCGTGTCGCAGCCCAGGATGCGCAGTTGCTCGGCCTGGGCGCCGGTCTCCACGCCCTCGACCGTGACCGCCAGGTCGAGGCTGTGGGCCAGGGAGACGATGCCCTCCACGATCTTGAGGTCGACGGGATCGGCGGGGAAGCGCTGCATGCCCTGGGTGAAGGAGCGGTCGAGCTTGAGGATGCTGACCGGCAGCCGGCGCAGGTTGGCGAGGTTGGAGTAGCCGGTGCCGAAGTCGTCCAGGGCGATGTCGACGCCCATCTCGGCGAGCCGGCGCAGCGGTTTGAGGAGGTCGTCGTCGGCGCCGATGAGCGCGGACTCGGTGACCTCCAGGCACAGCGCGTCCGGGGTGACGCCCGCGCGTTCGAGGATGTCGACGGTGTCCTGCACCAGCCCCGGGTGCCCGAGCTGGCAGGGCGAGAGGTTGACGTTGATCCGCAGCGGGCCGGCGCCGGCCTGGCCGCCGTGCCGTTCACGCCAGGCACGGGCCTGCCGGATCGACTCCTCCAGCACCCAGCGGCCGAGCGGCACGATGAGGCCGGTGTGCTCGGCGAGCGGGATGAAACGGTCCGGGCCGAGGACCCCGTGCTGCGGGTGCAGCCAGCGCACCAGGGCCTCGGCACCGCGTACGCTGCCGTCGCCGAGGTGCACCAGGGGCTGGTACTCGATGAAGAACTCGCCGCGCTCCAGGGCGGTCGGCAGCGCCGTCGTCAGGCCGTGCCGGGTGATGGCGCGGGCGTCGGCCTCCGGGTCGGCCAGCTCCGCGCGGTTGCCGCCCGCCGACTTCGCCCGGTACATGGTGATGTCGGCGCTGCGCAGCACCTCGGCGGCGGTACGCTCGCCGGCCGGACCCTCCACGACGCCGAGGCTGCCGCGGACCAGCAGATCGCGCCCGTCGACGCTGATGGGGGTCACCAGCGCG comes from Streptomyces sp. SCL15-4 and encodes:
- a CDS encoding LysR family transcriptional regulator produces the protein MQFTQLQYFVAVAETRHFTRAAERVHVAQPSLSQQIKALERELGADLFLRARGNITLTDAGEALLPLARRILADADTARHEVQELVQLRRGRVRLGATPSLCTGLLPDVLRAFHDRYPGIRLLIEEGGSHDLVRELARGALDLALVVLPLPSPAPALTTVELLREDLVVVSSPEAPAPGRGGPVIRIADLAGERLVMFRHGYDLRELTVAACRAEGFEPDFAVEGGEMDAVLGFVRAGLGVAVVPRMVATRAGRGLRVTPLARPGLHRTIALAHRSDVAPPRAARELQRMLLER
- a CDS encoding fumarate reductase/succinate dehydrogenase flavoprotein subunit, encoding MTYTDYATGAPVADTKAPAGPVHERWDKRRFEAKLVNPANRRKHTVIVVGTGLAGGSAGATLAEQGYHVVQFCYQDSPRRAHSIAAQGGVNAAKNYRNDGDSIHRLFYDTVKGGDFRARESNVHRLAQISVEIIDQCVAQGVPFAREYGGLLDTRSFGGVQVSRTFYARGQTGQQLLLGAYQALSRQIAAGNVELHPRTEMLDLIVVDGRARGIVARDLITGRIDTYFADAVVLASGGYGNVFYLSTNAMNSNATAIWRAHRRGAYFANPCFTQIHPTCIPRTGDHQSKLTLMSESLRNDGRIWVPKAKGDTRPPHRIPEDERDYYLERIYPSFGNLVPRDIASRAAKNVCDEGRGVGPGGQGVYLDFADAIKRMGRKAVEAKYGNLFDMYQRITDEDPYEVPMRIYPAVHYTMGGLWVDYDLQTTVPGLFAIGEANFSDHGANRLGASALMQGLADGYFVLPATINDYLARNPHQDPVTAAHPAVQEVLAETEDRINLLLAVDGDRTPDSFHRELGELMWEFCGMARTDAGLRKALERIPEIREEFWRRIKVPGTGEEFNQSLEKANRVVDYLELAELMCLDALHRTESCGGHFREESQTPDGEAARKDEEFSYAAAWEFTGTGEAPVLHKEDLVFEYVHPTQRSYA
- a CDS encoding NAD(P)H-binding protein, giving the protein MILVTTPTGQIGGRVLASLLAAGEAAGPVRVVVRDPARLAPQVRDRVEAVAGSHADPDVMAKACAGVDRVFWLVPPSLTADSVEGHFRAFARPLADAVATQGVERVVAVSTLGRGVAEHAGQISAALAADDEVRATGVHHRALCPPYLMENLLNQAAALRDGGELTMAVPGDRVLRTCATRDIGATAARLLLDGSWTGQEDVPLVSADDLTPEAMARIVSEVLDRPVRFRRIDAEDQRAALLRYGASEDAARALADMMRALTRQDFYGAGVPVTPDTAPTGFRQWCEEVLRPAVTG
- a CDS encoding succinate dehydrogenase/fumarate reductase iron-sulfur subunit translates to MKLTLRVWRQKNAGAEGAMSTYEVDDISPDMSFLEMLDVLNEQLILSGEDPVAFDHDCREGICGACSLVINGDAHGPERTTTCQLHMRSFRDGDTIDIEPWRASAFPVIKDLVVDRSAFDRIIQAGGYITAPTGSAPEAHATPVPKADADFAFEHAECIGCGACVAACPNGAAMLFTSAKVNHLNVLPQGAPERETRVLDMVAQMDAEGFGGCTLTGECATACPKGIPLMSITGMNREWLRATRKAGKR
- a CDS encoding succinate dehydrogenase, with product MARTVWDSSVGKKTVMAVSGVIMLLYLVAHVIGNLKIFFGADEFNHYGHWLRTVGEPFMHYEWTLWLVRIVLVVAVAAHATSAYQLSRRDLKARPAKYVHAKPRASYATRTMRWGGVILGLFIVWHVLDLTTGTVHSGGFQEGHPYQNVVDTFSTWYGNVVYIVAMLALGLHIRHGFWSAAQTLGVGSRARDRALKTVANVLALLLTAGFIAVPVGVMTGVVS
- a CDS encoding LysR family transcriptional regulator, yielding MDSRLLHYFVAVAEELNFARAAERLGISPPPLSRAIRRLESELGVPLFDRSTHHVALTEAGEVLLPEARFALDALQAAGRRARRAAGPDRKLVLAVKADGDAGLLEPVLEHYAARPGALPVTVRLCAWREQPRLLRCGEADVALVHEPFDRTGLDSEPLLVEDRVAALGSAHPLAARAGITLGDLGLRPGELHRFLEETRSAGRDLAQLLTLIALGDAVAVLPASVADRYPRPGVVYRTVADAPPSVLAIAWPQQSRSLATAALVRSATTVAATAHGKRPA